In the Streptomyces fradiae ATCC 10745 = DSM 40063 genome, GGGGTCCTGGTCTGTGTGGAGGACACCGAACCGATCGTTCTGCGCGTCGGCGGGCCGGTCGCGCCCGCCGACGCCCCGCGCCTGTGCGCCGAGCTGACCGCGCTCCTCGACGGCGCCCCGCCGGGCCGGCCCGCCGTCGTCGACGCGGCCGGGCTCGTACGCCCCGGCCTCGCCGCCGTCGACGCGCTCGCCCGGCTCCGGCTGACCGCCGGCCGCCTGGGCCACCCCCTGAC is a window encoding:
- a CDS encoding STAS domain-containing protein, producing the protein MEDTEPIVLRVGGPVAPADAPRLCAELTALLDGAPPGRPAVVDAAGLVRPGLAAVDALARLRLTAGRLGHPLTVWNAPPDLRALLALTGLADRLLSPPAGPGGRRGGTTAPRPGTT